Proteins from a genomic interval of Rhipicephalus microplus isolate Deutch F79 chromosome 6, USDA_Rmic, whole genome shotgun sequence:
- the LOC142764845 gene encoding uncharacterized protein LOC142764845, producing the protein MWRGSMHGSLIWKDCDLLGSFEGTKLPNSWLQGRSISIRQDTGINNNVPAVTRGLVLHGHVQCIKNRAQKTNKYKGTASDCSPAQSLQQQKEHIVMSGAAAA; encoded by the exons atgtggcgtggaagcatgcatggcagcctcatctggaaggactgcgatctgcttgggagcttcgagggcacaaaactgcctaacagctggctgcaag gacgcagcatatccatccggcaagacactggtatcaacaataatg ttccagcagtaacaaggggtttggtgctccacggtcatgtacagtgtatcaagaacagagcacagaagaccaacaagtataaagggactgccagtgactgttctcctgctcaaagtttacaacagcagaaagagcacattgtgatgtcaggagcagctgctgcttaa